In the genome of Dehalococcoidales bacterium, one region contains:
- a CDS encoding TasA family protein gives MSNKTLGLILGIILALCLLVGIVGGTYAYFRDTETSTGNELTAGTLDLISTASGSYSGDASDYTVTAGGNGINGKVVFDCILPGETGTIKWVLSNNGNIPGKLTIDSLLTFDEGEVTEPEEKTGVNDHNGDDTGDLDIFLKVTLQRGAGATQAAAESNFTYILGSNGNPVAISGLEAVLDAQNLTMDAKDGTNDTVVYLLTWSLPNDTNINAVQGDSAQIDITFILEQIIN, from the coding sequence ATGAGCAACAAAACATTGGGCTTAATCTTAGGAATCATACTGGCCCTATGCTTGTTAGTAGGCATAGTAGGGGGAACGTATGCCTATTTCAGAGATACCGAAACCTCAACCGGTAACGAGCTTACCGCCGGCACTTTGGATTTAATCTCCACAGCATCCGGCTCGTACTCGGGCGATGCCTCAGACTATACCGTTACAGCCGGTGGCAACGGTATCAACGGCAAGGTCGTTTTTGATTGCATTTTACCCGGCGAAACAGGTACTATTAAGTGGGTGCTTTCCAATAACGGTAATATACCGGGCAAATTAACAATTGATAGTCTCCTAACCTTCGATGAAGGCGAAGTTACCGAACCGGAAGAAAAAACCGGCGTTAACGATCATAACGGCGACGACACGGGTGATTTGGATATCTTCTTAAAGGTAACCCTTCAGCGCGGTGCGGGAGCGACACAAGCGGCAGCCGAATCTAACTTTACTTATATCTTGGGCTCAAACGGCAATCCGGTCGCAATCAGCGGCCTGGAGGCTGTACTGGATGCTCAAAACCTGACAATGGATGCCAAAGACGGCACAAACGATACTGTCGTTTATTTGCTGACTTGGTCTTTGCCGAACGATACCAATATCAACGCAGTGCAGGGTGATAGCGCGCAGATTGATATTACCTTTATATTGGAACAAATAATCAATTAG
- a CDS encoding TasA family protein — protein sequence MKKIFSLSITALMIIGLVIGGTWAYFSDAETSTDNIFTAGILDLKLKDGLGDFVDGGVTGSFGGDDLAPGDIKDGTVTLKNAGNVDGASVDIKFEVDYTNEDDYDYLGIDKTDIDAATWLEITKLTYGAVDLLDKDSGAFVNLDIKAADVAGNNDGKITMDELNGVIIKGLAGIDKGDEKDFYIEVSIPTATGNGIQGDVVDVTVTFGLFQNSGQHLDD from the coding sequence ATGAAAAAGATTTTTAGTTTATCAATTACAGCTTTAATGATTATCGGTTTGGTAATCGGCGGCACCTGGGCATACTTTAGCGATGCAGAAACAAGCACGGATAACATATTTACTGCCGGTATTTTAGACCTCAAGTTAAAGGATGGCTTAGGCGATTTTGTGGACGGCGGTGTAACTGGCAGTTTCGGGGGCGATGATTTGGCACCCGGAGATATAAAGGATGGAACTGTAACCCTTAAAAACGCCGGCAACGTTGATGGCGCGAGTGTTGATATTAAATTTGAGGTCGACTACACCAACGAAGATGATTACGATTATCTTGGTATCGACAAAACAGATATTGACGCGGCGACTTGGCTTGAGATTACGAAATTAACCTATGGTGCTGTTGACTTGCTTGATAAAGATTCTGGCGCATTCGTTAACCTCGATATAAAAGCAGCAGATGTTGCTGGAAATAATGATGGCAAAATTACAATGGACGAACTGAATGGAGTAATTATTAAAGGTCTCGCCGGTATAGACAAAGGTGATGAAAAAGATTTTTACATCGAAGTCTCAATACCCACTGCTACCGGTAACGGTATTCAGGGTGACGTAGTTGACGTAACAGTTACCTTTGGCTTATTCCAGAATTCCGGTCAGCACTTGGATGACTAA
- a CDS encoding signal peptidase I, translating to MKIFTWIISIILALTVTGLAFIYFSPNHNMYMVKSESMVPALNLGDVIVTGPVGGFLSGGVGPGSIVTYRHGSELVTHRVVSVEDGAYTIKGDAVKDSETIVGSQIVGAYIFKIPKLGYLVNFMRTKLGWYLVVIVPAIIFVGLIFREIVKEVMHKTTA from the coding sequence ATGAAAATATTTACATGGATTATTTCTATAATTTTGGCACTAACGGTAACCGGATTAGCTTTTATCTATTTTTCACCTAACCATAATATGTATATGGTTAAGAGTGAGAGTATGGTTCCCGCCCTTAATTTGGGTGATGTTATTGTTACCGGCCCCGTAGGCGGGTTCTTATCCGGCGGTGTCGGACCCGGTTCAATAGTTACCTACAGGCACGGGAGCGAGCTTGTTACCCATCGCGTGGTTTCCGTCGAGGACGGCGCTTACACCATCAAGGGCGATGCGGTTAAAGACAGCGAAACGATTGTCGGTTCTCAGATTGTCGGTGCCTATATTTTCAAAATACCCAAACTGGGCTATCTCGTTAACTTTATGCGCACAAAGCTCGGTTGGTACTTAGTGGTGATTGTTCCCGCAATTATATTTGTCGGTTTGATATTTAGAGAGATCGTTAAGGAGGTAATGCATAAAACAACAGCTTAG
- a CDS encoding helix-turn-helix domain-containing protein: protein MSMDNRNWSFLTSHGVVFAYIAQNPRSTMQKIAEVTDLSIRGVSIIIDNLAKSGFLTKVKEGRCNYYIVHPEATMREDVIGEVTIGQMLKAYNCEVEEVENNGLPCCNGN from the coding sequence ATGAGTATGGATAACAGGAATTGGTCTTTTTTAACCAGTCACGGTGTTGTGTTTGCTTACATTGCGCAAAATCCGCGGAGTACGATGCAGAAAATTGCCGAGGTAACCGATTTAAGCATCAGGGGCGTCAGTATTATTATTGATAACCTTGCCAAATCCGGTTTCCTAACGAAAGTTAAAGAAGGCAGATGCAATTATTACATCGTCCATCCCGAAGCCACCATGCGTGAGGATGTTATCGGAGAGGTCACAATCGGGCAAATGCTTAAGGCTTACAACTGCGAGGTTGAAGAGGTTGAAAACAACGGGTTGCCTTGTTGCAACGGGAACTGA
- the trxB gene encoding thioredoxin-disulfide reductase has translation MSKLYDIIIIGGGPAGLTAGLYASRNKHSTLLIEKGLIGGITNETEKIDNYPGFPQGISGMDLTNLMHEQALLYGTEVVNDGVTAVTIKDNIKTVKTSGGDYSAKALIITGGSERRKMNAVGENEFSGKGVSYCATCDGPFFRDKTVAVVGGGNAALYEALHMAKFASKVFLIHRRDEFRATPVVQDKVFAEPKIEIIWNGVIKEVSGEMFVKQIRLADTKTGEESLINVDGVFVSIGLVPSTDYLKDIVTLNERGSVIVNDRMETGVPGIYAAGDIRANSIRQVVSAAGDGAVAAISAGDYVENRFNPQP, from the coding sequence ATGAGTAAGCTGTACGATATTATTATTATCGGCGGAGGGCCCGCCGGTCTGACCGCCGGACTTTACGCCTCACGCAACAAACATTCGACCCTCTTAATTGAAAAGGGGCTAATCGGCGGAATTACCAACGAAACCGAAAAAATCGATAACTACCCCGGTTTTCCGCAAGGCATCAGCGGTATGGATTTAACCAACCTGATGCACGAACAAGCCCTGCTTTACGGAACGGAAGTCGTAAACGACGGCGTAACAGCGGTAACCATTAAAGACAATATTAAAACGGTTAAAACATCAGGCGGCGATTATTCCGCCAAGGCGCTTATTATTACCGGCGGTTCTGAAAGACGCAAAATGAATGCCGTCGGCGAAAATGAATTCAGCGGTAAGGGCGTTTCGTACTGCGCCACTTGCGACGGACCTTTTTTCCGCGATAAAACGGTGGCGGTGGTGGGGGGCGGCAACGCCGCTCTGTACGAAGCATTGCATATGGCCAAGTTTGCATCTAAAGTCTTTTTAATCCACCGCCGCGATGAGTTTAGGGCAACGCCGGTGGTTCAGGATAAAGTTTTTGCCGAACCGAAGATTGAAATTATTTGGAACGGCGTTATTAAAGAGGTTAGCGGCGAAATGTTTGTAAAGCAAATCAGGCTTGCCGATACCAAAACCGGCGAGGAATCTTTAATTAACGTTGACGGGGTTTTTGTTTCGATCGGGCTTGTTCCGAGTACCGACTACTTAAAAGATATTGTAACCTTAAACGAGAGGGGCTCGGTGATTGTTAACGACCGAATGGAAACCGGGGTGCCGGGAATTTATGCCGCCGGTGATATCCGCGCAAACTCAATCCGCCAAGTGGTCTCCGCTGCCGGTGACGGGGCGGTTGCCGCAATTTCTGCCGGAGATTATGTTGAAAATCGGTTTAATCCGCAACCTTAA
- the rplI gene encoding 50S ribosomal protein L9 — protein MNVVFLKNVAGVAKAGDVKEVADGYARNYLIPNKLAVPATENVKAELAKQAKAQQKKQAQMEAEFKQTAEQIEKANLVLKAKTGANGRLFGSITAADIAKELEGSAGIIVDRRKIELPEPIRELGAFEVIVKLYKDINAKLKITVRSLEEN, from the coding sequence ATGAATGTAGTTTTTTTAAAGAATGTTGCGGGCGTTGCCAAAGCGGGAGATGTTAAAGAGGTTGCCGACGGGTATGCCAGAAATTACCTGATACCGAATAAGCTGGCGGTACCGGCAACCGAAAACGTTAAAGCGGAGCTTGCCAAACAAGCCAAAGCCCAACAGAAAAAGCAGGCGCAAATGGAAGCCGAGTTTAAGCAAACGGCAGAGCAAATCGAAAAAGCGAACCTGGTTTTAAAAGCCAAAACCGGCGCCAACGGGCGTCTTTTCGGCTCAATTACCGCCGCCGATATTGCCAAAGAACTCGAAGGCTCCGCCGGAATTATTGTTGACAGACGTAAAATCGAGCTGCCCGAACCGATTCGCGAGCTGGGCGCTTTTGAGGTTATTGTTAAACTTTACAAAGATATCAATGCTAAATTGAAAATAACGGTTCGAAGCCTGGAGGAAAACTGA
- the dnaB gene encoding replicative DNA helicase — MSAERLPPYDIDAEEAVNGSLLIDGSAIHETIVFLKPKDFYSEPNRWIYQACLTLYRRDEAINQITVAQELEREGRLEKSGGAAYLSRLVSIVPTSLDIEHYGRIVYRLSIMRQLIIAADSISKIGYDAGPDVNVSLNKAEDLLFQLRQEHMLDFVHIKNILDGYFEPPPAPSEGVAIPQIFTGLHGLDDLLGGFKRSEMIILAARPSVGKTSLALNIARNAAVDQGACVAIFSLEMSKDALAQRLLSGETGINANRLKLTLNTEEEERKVMEAIGVLSEASIFIDDSPQVQVTEMRSKASRLNFERKIDLIVVDYLQLLQGDTHNNNRVQEISLISRSLKALARELDVPVLAVSQLSRAIEKRDKHEPMLSDLRDSGSIEQDADVVIFVSREEMIFRNEEDWRAAHPDEEYPRGIADIIVAKNRNGPTGNTKVRFINRLTKFDNLTTAGVD, encoded by the coding sequence TTGTCGGCTGAGCGCTTACCGCCATATGATATAGACGCCGAAGAAGCCGTTAACGGTTCGCTGTTAATCGATGGGAGCGCTATTCACGAAACAATTGTTTTTCTAAAGCCGAAGGACTTTTACTCCGAGCCTAACCGCTGGATTTATCAGGCGTGTTTAACGCTTTACAGGCGCGACGAAGCAATTAACCAAATCACCGTTGCGCAGGAGCTGGAGCGCGAGGGGCGGCTGGAGAAGAGCGGCGGGGCGGCCTATCTGAGCCGCCTGGTTTCGATTGTGCCGACTTCGCTTGATATCGAACACTACGGGCGCATTGTCTACCGCCTTTCGATAATGCGGCAACTGATTATAGCTGCCGACAGTATCTCTAAAATCGGCTATGACGCCGGCCCCGATGTGAATGTTTCCTTAAACAAAGCCGAGGACTTGCTGTTTCAACTGCGCCAAGAGCATATGCTCGACTTTGTGCATATTAAAAATATACTTGACGGCTATTTTGAACCGCCGCCCGCCCCCAGCGAGGGCGTCGCTATCCCGCAAATATTTACGGGGCTGCACGGATTGGATGATTTGTTGGGCGGTTTTAAACGTTCCGAAATGATAATTCTGGCTGCCCGCCCCAGCGTCGGTAAAACAAGCCTGGCGTTAAATATTGCGCGTAACGCCGCCGTGGATCAGGGGGCTTGTGTCGCAATTTTCAGCCTTGAAATGTCTAAGGACGCTCTGGCGCAAAGGCTGCTTTCGGGCGAAACGGGCATTAACGCCAACCGCTTGAAACTGACCTTAAATACCGAGGAAGAGGAACGCAAGGTAATGGAAGCAATCGGTGTTTTATCCGAGGCTTCTATTTTTATTGACGATTCGCCGCAAGTACAGGTGACCGAAATGCGCAGTAAGGCCAGCCGCTTAAACTTTGAACGTAAGATTGACTTGATTGTCGTTGACTATTTACAGCTTTTGCAGGGTGATACCCATAACAATAACCGCGTTCAGGAAATCAGCCTGATTTCGCGTTCGTTAAAGGCCTTAGCGCGCGAGCTTGACGTGCCGGTGCTGGCGGTTTCCCAGCTTAGCCGTGCGATTGAAAAGCGCGACAAACACGAGCCGATGCTTTCGGACTTAAGAGACAGCGGCAGTATCGAACAGGATGCCGATGTTGTTATTTTTGTAAGCCGCGAAGAAATGATTTTCCGCAACGAAGAAGATTGGCGGGCGGCGCACCCCGACGAAGAATACCCGCGCGGTATCGCCGATATTATTGTTGCCAAAAACAGAAACGGCCCGACCGGTAATACTAAGGTACGCTTTATTAACAGGCTCACCAAGTTTGATAATTTAACAACCGCCGGAGTGGATTAA
- a CDS encoding DnaD domain protein: MKAFSGFPAKMSFTPVPNAFINNLLPQIDDIGELKVTLHVIEALYAKKGFPQYVAFSELAANASLISNFKEREVPADGLKEALQKAVARQTILELETDKGALYLLNTEANRQAAGKIKSGVIKIKGIAAAETAAVNIPEDINVFGLYEENIGMLTPMVAEELKDIIKIFPEDWIADAIKEAVKQNARKLSYIVAILERWAKEGRSDGAYRRDIQKDDPQKYTGGKYGRYVQR; this comes from the coding sequence ATGAAGGCTTTTAGCGGGTTTCCGGCTAAAATGAGCTTTACCCCCGTTCCGAACGCCTTTATTAACAACCTGTTACCGCAAATTGACGATATCGGTGAGCTAAAGGTAACCTTGCATGTTATTGAAGCGCTTTACGCTAAAAAAGGGTTTCCGCAGTATGTTGCTTTTAGCGAACTGGCGGCAAATGCGAGTTTAATCAGTAATTTCAAAGAAAGAGAAGTACCGGCGGACGGGCTGAAAGAGGCGTTGCAAAAAGCGGTGGCACGCCAAACGATTTTGGAACTGGAAACCGACAAGGGCGCGCTTTATTTATTAAACACCGAGGCTAACAGACAGGCAGCCGGGAAAATAAAAAGCGGCGTAATCAAGATAAAAGGGATTGCGGCGGCGGAAACCGCAGCGGTTAATATTCCCGAAGATATTAATGTTTTCGGGTTATACGAAGAAAATATCGGGATGTTAACACCGATGGTTGCCGAGGAATTAAAGGATATTATTAAAATATTCCCCGAAGATTGGATTGCGGACGCCATTAAGGAAGCGGTGAAACAAAACGCCCGCAAATTGAGTTACATTGTAGCGATATTGGAACGCTGGGCTAAAGAAGGTAGGAGTGATGGAGCATATCGGCGAGATATTCAAAAAGACGACCCCCAAAAATACACCGGCGGCAAGTACGGACGTTACGTCCAACGCTGA
- a CDS encoding ATP-binding protein, producing the protein MEHIGEIFKKTTPKNTPAASTDVTSNAEEELSVSSGCAVCQGAGFVYPLLATGKPDYTQAVPCECLYQKSNKQRQVVLEKYSNIGSLKRLTFANLIPQGRSGAPTGQRKFEAAYNGAKEFAANPDGWLIFIGPSSSGKTHIAAAIAGERISKGHPVFYITAADLLDHLRSAFSPESELTYDKLFEQVRNTPLLILDDLSTHSDKAWAKEKLDQLLNHRFNHELPTVITATPPIQQLGDRIINRITDPRLSKVFYIEEQNGETNDAGWGEGLELQKQMTFANFDWKRVNLPLSQRENLERVYRLALEYAKSPDGWLVLQGVTGCGKTHLASAIVNYRYEAGSKALFIFVPEFLDHLRSAFNPDSKVSYDQLFEKVKTTPLLVLDDFGEQAATAWAREKLYQVINSRYNARLATIITTRCSLDEIDSPIRSRFIDPKISITFAIEAPDYRGDSAPAQPQTKRYAKTYPRTKKG; encoded by the coding sequence ATGGAGCATATCGGCGAGATATTCAAAAAGACGACCCCCAAAAATACACCGGCGGCAAGTACGGACGTTACGTCCAACGCTGAAGAAGAGCTTTCCGTATCTTCCGGTTGTGCCGTCTGCCAAGGCGCCGGGTTCGTTTATCCCCTGTTGGCAACCGGTAAGCCGGATTATACACAGGCAGTTCCGTGCGAATGCTTATACCAAAAAAGCAACAAACAACGCCAGGTTGTGCTTGAAAAATACAGCAATATCGGCTCGTTAAAAAGGCTGACCTTTGCCAATTTGATTCCGCAAGGCAGAAGCGGCGCGCCGACCGGACAGCGCAAATTCGAAGCCGCCTATAACGGCGCCAAGGAGTTTGCCGCTAACCCCGACGGCTGGCTTATTTTTATCGGCCCGAGCAGTTCCGGTAAAACCCATATCGCGGCGGCAATCGCCGGCGAGCGGATTAGCAAAGGACACCCCGTTTTTTATATTACCGCCGCCGACTTATTGGATCATTTGCGTTCGGCTTTTAGCCCCGAAAGCGAGCTGACTTACGATAAACTCTTTGAACAGGTACGCAATACGCCGTTACTGATACTTGATGATTTAAGCACCCATTCCGATAAGGCTTGGGCCAAAGAAAAACTCGACCAGCTTTTAAACCATCGCTTTAACCACGAACTGCCGACCGTTATTACCGCCACCCCACCGATACAACAGCTGGGTGACCGAATTATAAACCGCATCACCGACCCGCGTTTAAGCAAGGTCTTTTATATTGAAGAGCAAAACGGCGAAACAAACGACGCCGGTTGGGGCGAGGGTTTGGAACTGCAAAAACAGATGACTTTTGCTAATTTTGATTGGAAAAGGGTTAACTTGCCGCTCTCCCAAAGAGAGAATTTGGAACGTGTTTACAGGCTGGCGCTTGAGTATGCCAAATCACCCGACGGCTGGCTTGTTTTGCAGGGAGTTACCGGCTGCGGCAAAACGCATTTGGCCTCGGCAATCGTTAATTACAGGTACGAAGCCGGCAGTAAGGCCCTTTTTATTTTCGTGCCTGAATTCTTGGATCACCTGCGCTCGGCATTTAACCCCGACAGCAAGGTTTCGTACGACCAGCTTTTCGAAAAGGTAAAAACAACGCCCCTGCTTGTACTGGACGATTTCGGTGAGCAAGCCGCAACCGCCTGGGCACGCGAGAAGCTTTATCAGGTAATTAACTCGCGTTATAATGCGCGGCTGGCAACAATTATTACCACGCGCTGTTCGCTTGATGAAATCGACAGCCCGATTCGTTCGCGCTTTATCGACCCGAAAATCAGTATTACTTTTGCGATCGAAGCCCCCGATTACAGGGGTGACAGCGCGCCGGCGCAACCCCAAACCAAAAGGTATGCAAAAACCTATCCCCGAACCAAAAAAGGGTAG
- a CDS encoding HNH endonuclease, producing MHNSPVLVLNQSYEPLSICHARRAIVLMIEGKAEMLENGKGYVRSVYNIFPIPTVIKLDFFVKRTRRPEHKLTRFGVFHRDNYICQYCGKAEKQLTIDHVIPRSRGGLHTWENTTTACVPCNLHKAGRTPEQARMKLLSIPQIPQRNLPFYLPHRYVAHTKEWDKYLAPYNL from the coding sequence ATGCATAATAGTCCGGTATTGGTACTTAATCAGAGTTACGAACCCTTAAGCATTTGCCATGCCCGCCGAGCCATCGTATTGATGATTGAAGGGAAGGCGGAAATGCTTGAGAACGGGAAAGGTTATGTCCGTTCGGTTTACAATATCTTCCCGATACCGACAGTAATTAAACTGGACTTCTTCGTTAAAAGAACACGCCGCCCCGAGCATAAATTGACCCGCTTCGGGGTTTTTCATCGCGATAACTATATTTGCCAATATTGCGGTAAAGCCGAAAAACAACTAACGATTGACCACGTTATTCCGCGTTCGCGAGGGGGTTTGCATACTTGGGAGAACACCACCACCGCCTGCGTGCCCTGTAATTTGCATAAAGCCGGCAGAACACCGGAGCAAGCCCGTATGAAACTGCTTTCGATTCCGCAAATACCGCAAAGAAACTTGCCGTTCTACCTGCCGCACCGCTACGTTGCGCATACCAAGGAATGGGATAAGTATTTGGCGCCTTATAACTTGTAA
- a CDS encoding stage 0 sporulation family protein produces the protein MDENEELSAEITGDDSADKDSNSEQKEIAAETREDIPQEPAEEQPEQNETLTVDVVGVRFKKAGKVYSFDPSGFELKLGDNVIVETARGMEVGQVARTVVKAFDNMITKPLKSVVRMATEEDLISAAKLEEKEDEALMECGEIVKRMNLPMKLISAEYNLEGNHLTIFFGSEGRVDFRELVRELSHKLKTRVEMRQVGPRDEAKLIGGYGRCGRPLCCATFLNEFNPVSIKMAKEQNLPLNPMKISGTCGRLLCCLGYEFEQYRDMKKELPRNGENIQTQMGNALVNTVVVGSNPIKGTVLLETETGARIEKTLKELQTEKEAKEVKETPKEQDQRRRRRKQNKPKS, from the coding sequence ATGGACGAAAACGAAGAATTAAGCGCGGAAATAACCGGCGACGATTCAGCCGATAAAGATTCAAATTCGGAACAAAAAGAAATTGCCGCAGAAACAAGAGAAGATATTCCCCAAGAACCGGCGGAGGAACAGCCCGAGCAAAACGAAACCCTAACCGTTGATGTTGTTGGGGTTCGTTTCAAAAAAGCGGGTAAGGTTTACTCGTTTGACCCCTCCGGTTTTGAGCTTAAATTGGGTGACAACGTTATAGTTGAAACGGCGCGCGGGATGGAAGTCGGGCAGGTGGCGCGTACGGTTGTTAAAGCCTTCGATAACATGATTACCAAGCCGTTAAAATCGGTGGTGCGGATGGCAACGGAAGAAGATTTAATAAGCGCTGCCAAGTTAGAGGAAAAAGAAGACGAAGCCTTAATGGAGTGCGGTGAAATTGTAAAACGCATGAATTTGCCGATGAAACTGATTTCAGCCGAATATAACTTGGAAGGTAATCACCTTACAATCTTTTTCGGGTCCGAGGGCAGGGTTGATTTCCGCGAACTGGTGCGCGAACTGAGCCACAAACTAAAAACGCGGGTTGAAATGAGGCAAGTCGGGCCGCGTGACGAAGCGAAACTAATCGGCGGTTACGGCAGGTGCGGGCGTCCCCTTTGCTGTGCAACGTTTCTAAACGAGTTCAATCCTGTTTCAATTAAGATGGCCAAGGAGCAAAACCTACCGTTAAACCCGATGAAGATTTCGGGAACTTGCGGTCGGTTGCTCTGCTGTTTGGGCTATGAATTTGAACAATACCGCGATATGAAAAAGGAACTCCCCAGAAACGGCGAAAACATTCAAACGCAGATGGGGAATGCGCTTGTTAATACGGTTGTTGTCGGCAGTAACCCGATTAAAGGTACTGTTTTATTGGAAACGGAAACCGGCGCTCGAATTGAAAAGACATTAAAAGAACTGCAAACGGAAAAAGAAGCAAAAGAAGTAAAAGAAACACCGAAAGAACAAGATCAAAGGCGCCGCCGCCGCAAACAAAATAAACCCAAATCTTAA
- a CDS encoding DNA polymerase III subunit delta' C-terminal domain-containing protein: MWRVVGQDKLLSILQNNIKKRNLPHALLITGPPYVGKMTLASDIAQALNCQAESPPCGECESCLKIRQNQHADVQITSLESTVVEEDEKTRKEISIDDIRQIQRSASLPPFEGKHKVFIIKDAELLSIEAANCFLKTLEEPVTQLFFILVAPNANLIPETVVSRCREIALTPIAPPIIAERLVSACGVDKDKAVLLSRLSKGCFEWALKAAEDAEFLAKHYETRDKVLELISAGIPERFDYAFSLSTKFGKERALVYDILEEWICAWRDILLVKTGLADTVVNIDALDNLQRLSDRVTVCDIRNAIQTIKETKDKLSFNANARLALEVMMLDIPVITEGIVKR, encoded by the coding sequence ATGTGGAGAGTTGTCGGGCAAGATAAACTCTTGTCAATCCTTCAAAATAACATAAAAAAACGCAATTTGCCCCATGCTTTGCTGATTACAGGCCCCCCTTATGTCGGTAAAATGACGCTTGCCTCAGATATTGCACAGGCACTGAATTGCCAAGCGGAATCTCCTCCTTGCGGGGAATGCGAATCGTGCTTAAAAATACGTCAAAATCAGCATGCTGACGTTCAAATAACTTCACTTGAATCAACCGTGGTTGAAGAAGATGAAAAAACGCGTAAGGAAATCAGTATTGATGATATCCGTCAGATTCAGCGCTCGGCAAGCTTGCCCCCTTTTGAAGGTAAGCACAAGGTCTTTATAATCAAAGATGCCGAGTTGCTTTCAATCGAAGCCGCTAACTGTTTTCTAAAAACATTGGAAGAACCGGTAACTCAGCTGTTTTTTATTTTAGTGGCTCCCAATGCAAACCTTATTCCCGAAACGGTGGTATCGCGCTGTCGTGAAATTGCCTTAACACCGATTGCGCCGCCAATCATAGCGGAAAGATTGGTATCAGCTTGTGGCGTCGATAAAGATAAGGCTGTTTTGCTGAGCAGGCTTAGCAAAGGTTGTTTTGAATGGGCGTTAAAAGCGGCCGAAGACGCAGAGTTTTTAGCAAAGCATTATGAAACCAGAGATAAGGTGCTGGAACTAATCTCCGCCGGAATCCCTGAACGCTTCGACTATGCTTTCAGCTTATCAACTAAATTCGGCAAAGAAAGAGCCCTTGTTTATGATATACTGGAGGAGTGGATTTGCGCATGGCGGGATATCCTTTTGGTAAAAACAGGTTTAGCGGATACGGTTGTTAATATTGATGCGCTTGATAACTTGCAGCGCCTTAGCGACCGGGTTACCGTTTGCGATATCAGAAATGCGATTCAAACAATAAAAGAAACCAAAGATAAACTCAGTTTTAATGCCAATGCGAGGTTGGCTTTGGAAGTAATGATGCTGGATATCCCTGTTATTACAGAGGGTATTGTTAAGAGGTAA